The following proteins are encoded in a genomic region of Paenibacillus sp. FSL H3-0469:
- a CDS encoding phosphoglucomutase — protein sequence MGYPEQIDVFQDKLNKKANGGSHVVEEKLRLTGGAFSGLLAHDNINNQTLAVYTGSRFSGTEVRNYSVSFPDEAPWRRLINIYADVPEVYVTYETPGDTVEADDVNQLQGGLTATQRELERYKQAGLIDGGSFRREV from the coding sequence ATGGGATATCCGGAGCAGATCGATGTCTTTCAGGATAAGCTGAACAAAAAGGCAAACGGCGGCAGTCATGTTGTAGAGGAGAAGCTTCGGCTTACAGGTGGTGCATTCAGCGGACTGCTGGCCCACGACAATATTAACAATCAGACGCTGGCCGTGTACACAGGCTCACGCTTCAGCGGGACAGAGGTGCGGAATTACTCAGTCTCTTTCCCGGACGAGGCCCCTTGGCGGCGGCTCATCAACATCTATGCGGATGTGCCCGAGGTCTATGTGACTTACGAGACCCCGGGGGATACTGTGGAAGCGGATGATGTGAACCAGTTACAGGGCGGACTTACGGCTACGCAGCGTGAGCTGGAGCGTTATAAACAGGCCGGTCTGATTGACGGCGGATCTTTTAGAAGAGAGGTGTAA